In the Cannabis sativa cultivar Pink pepper isolate KNU-18-1 unplaced genomic scaffold, ASM2916894v1 Contig7, whole genome shotgun sequence genome, actataaaatagggttctaaaattacccatgtgattaatctagccatccatcgcattttccgttgtcgccgaataaaaattacaaaaataacatattacacatataagctagataatacccctagagtttaataaaatctccgaaattgagaaattataactctaatatttatttctaaatattggggtccacattaaaatttaattcacaaataataataaaataataaaaattagtgctaattgcctttactaattcataaactagagcggtcattacagcttctatctggcgaatagaaagtaaaggatgatttccttcgagcttaaccaaacgaaaataaatggtggagatctcatttcacttagctgaaatatcatttatagaggttaagtgttttagggataaaatacattgtagggtgttacggtaatttaatccctttacagtgtaaatcatctatatagaggatcattaatcacattagggttataataatggataactaattacgtgtctatatcgtggaacatatagagcgttctatatactgagagtgcaattctaagttctatgcgtggattcaacaaagaattaataagtcagtgaatttaagatataaattcttgatctacttattggaagctcggatatatagacccatggtccccatactagttgagaccatactgcttgtaagactcagttaattgattttgattaatcaattataattctatagttagactatgtctactttgtgaattttcactaagcaagggcgaaattgtaaagaaaagagattctaggtttatttattaattaagagactttatatgtctaattaataattaaattaaatgacaacattatttaataattaatttttagttattaaatatttagaattggcatttaaatggttgaatttgaaaattggcgtttttgagaaaatgagatgcagatatgataaaatagcaaaattgcataagtgaggcccatgatccaaggcccatggccggccacacttataggcttttatcatttattttttcattattttaatgccaaataattctaacctaaacctaggtggttacctataaatagatagtaatggctctcattcacaatTAACTTTGTGAACTTCTGTCacatgaaaactgagcctctatcttttctctataggccgaacctcttcactcttcttttcttctctaaatttcgaaatccttgagtgaatgagtgagtgcccacacacatcaagtggtatctcaatcatagtgtgtaagactgtggaaaatcaaccaacaagaaggagattaagcatcaaaggaaggagagaaagagatccaggttcagatattgataatgctcttctacagaatggaatcaagggctagatatctgaatggaaggagtcattatattccgctgcacccaatgtaaggttttcttaaactcttatgtgtttatttcattgttttagaattcatattaggatgttaatgaaacatacttgttagtaaatctagatcctggtaaaatatatccaactactggcctcaaagccatggtaatgatttactttcatgaaatatgaattaaaacgatgatttacattgatttggatggtttcatgtggtttatgtgcttatttgatgatagtttagaaatcgcaatatatgttactgaaatatttttatttcgatctgggattattttttctggaaagtagacgaaaaattaataaattttgggTTTTAGAGAACCTAAtatggattttttatgaattagttatgattttttgaagttgaatgaAAATATCTAAAATCGGGTGGCACAAACGCTCGCGCACGAAGGGATATCTCGGCATTTTAACGCAGTTTCAGATATCCTGACCAAGGAAACTCGAACACGGGCTGTCTAAAGACGCGTGCCGCCGAGCTCCCTCGGTCaagtaggctgcatgcagcctcgtTCCTCGgtcatgtaaagaccgcttagtttaatttggaaattagaagttaattatgtttaattatgaaaattatttatagatatttaaataattatttatgttgttattattgaatgctgaaatgtattttatgtcatatagtgaatttcataattttgcattttcggtgcccggtaacatagaactcggtgtttggctcagtaaaatcacaacttagtatgttagtatattgggacggtttattacaCATTGGGAATGTTGGGAGTGGTCAGGAatgtagaatttcccaaaataccctttagtaccgctttttgttattttagtgtggagggaaAAAATGGCCATTTTGTCCCATTGTTATTTTTTCCTTCAGTGGACTAAGTGTAATtggattatattattttattgtggTATGTTGGCTGAAGTTAAGTAGAGAAAGCATCTTTTATTTGTTCATTTTACTCAAAATtagaaattagaagaaaaatcaaagaaaagcaaaacctctctttctctcttttggtTTTGAGCAGCTGGGATTGGGGGGAATTCTTTGTGTTTTTTCTAGCTGAATTTATCAAGGTTCTTGTGGTCTCAACTCTTGGTAAGTATCTtgctcttttagtttcttgaaattttagaaaaagttAAGTATTGCATGCtaatttttggtgttgttgctgctgttagttgttgttgttgtttttgtgatttaaaatgttgaattaagtGAGTTAGataggttgaaatgcatgctagcTACCCTTGTTCTAGTTTGAGAATTTTTGGttcaaaagctatggttttcaaagtgaaattgtgagttttggTGCTGTGTTTGTTGGGGTCGATTTCCTGTGTTTTTAGAAGTTTTTATATCCATGattgagtagaattaagctggttttgatgcttgtgggtgagctttagccaagtttgagttttgaactcaaagtttcgagctcacatggcatttttagtatctgtgtgttctgggttgttttgatgctttagtaatgttctttggggtatttagaatatgtctggaaggtttggtttaaattgggtttgatttgaggaagttatgaatttttgattgaatcctgcgaggaaccagaattccagATGTGCAACCGGTATTCCagatggggttcaggaattccggttgcagaaccgatctaccggttgggggattttcaggaaccctagtttttctcgtttttatgttatttggggtactgccatgctttttatcgatagggaaacttttagtttctagtttaagtccccgggaagtgatttagcgaatCACTTATCAgggttgtgattgttatggtttaggagcctgtaaaccgccgtgcagttcgttccactcaggttgaccgacacacctgaattcggaatcgaggtaagattagtataacagtatgcatatgtattacatgtttagcgtgcatgttaggaagccttgtagattacattagatatgtatgttggcttcgtaccatccgactaTGTCACATCgatacaggctagagtatgactagcagctggagtatgaccagtgtaccgagtataggctgacattgtATCACAtcagttaggctagagtatgactagaagctggagtatgaccagggaactgagtataggctgatactagggttggtggtactgtactatttgaccgtatcacatcggttaggctagagtatgactagccgctggagtatgaccagtgaaccgagtataggctgatactgtaacacatcggtataggctagagtatgactagtagctggagtatgaccagtgtacccagtataggctgttacttgtcaatagtactgtgttatgaacgttcgggactccaTATTgagtgggacacggcagttagggttatggtcaggggtatgggcgtctgatcataacccgggatttatgtatgattatgtttatgcttttcttactgagtctgtcgactcacagtgctatgtttatgtgtatgtaagggcaaggccaaggcttacgatcctcgggacaacggTGCTTTTGTAAtaagtcgctaggcgacaagtattttgtattagactGTAAACTTTTTTGTAAAgcattttgtaaatgggatcccaaagtattttgtatgaaatattttataagtttaattaaaaagcaaaaattttaattaatcacgatttccataaacctcgttgattatcaacgagctgcacaatacgtttaaaaatcacgtaatacgcctatgctagttagggtgttacaagatAGGTAGTTGTGCATCATTTTACCAAATCATTACATTTTTTGCCAGTAAAATTAATGTATTTAGTAGATCAATATGCAAAATTGTATGTAGAATAAATAATAAGATTACATGGGAGTCTAAAGTCCATTATTTCAGATAGGGATCTGAAATTCACTTAACAGTTTGGGAAAGTCTCTAGCGAGCCATGGGTACGAAACTAAAGTTCAGTACAGTTTTCTATCTTCATATAGATGGTCAGTCCAAgtggacaattcagatattagaGAATATTTTACGAGCTTTTGTAATTGATTTcgaaggctcttggagtaaGTATTTTCCATTAATAGAGTTTTCATTCAACAATAGCTATCAGAGTACAATATGGATGGTTCCTTATGAAATGTTTTATGGCCAGAAATGCATATCTCCAATTCACTGGGATGGAACTTAAGAAAGATGATACCTAGGTCCGGAATAAGTTTagtggaccaatgaggcaatagagaagatcaaggctagaatgcttgcctctcaaAGTAGGCATTGCATATCAAAAAGGCAAGAATATAGAGTTTGAGGTAGGAGATCATATTTTCCTAAGAGTCTCTCTAATGAAAGAGGTAAGACATTTCGAGAAAAAGAGCAAGTTGCTCCCTaaatttacaggaccttttgagattcttgagaaggtTAAATTGGTAGCTTACCATCTAGTCTTGCCTCCAGATTTATCATCAGTGCATAATGTATTTCACGTCtccatgttaaggaaatacgtctCGGATCCAACACATGTTTTGAGTTATGAAACCCTAGAGCTCCAACCAGATTTATCATACGAGAAAAAACCAGTACAAATTCTTGACAAAAAGGCTAAAATCCTTCGGAAAAAGatcatagctttggtcaaagtgCTCTTGAGAAACAATAAGGTGGCAGAAGCAACCTCAGAATTAGAGTATGATATGAGGGCTGAGTATCTAGAGTTATTCATGTTAGATTTCGAGAACGAAATTCTTTTAacaggggataattgtaatgatctCTTAGCTTTATTATGAGGATTAGTAGCTAATTAGGGATTTATTTTCAAATGTAGACTTTTAATTATAACTTTTGCAATTATAAAGATATATTTAAATtctagttgtattatttatgttatatatgaaattttatgtttATCATATTTAATGTCCAGCAACAGTGAAATTCGACGTTTAGCCTGTAAAGTCATTAAGATATGATATAGTATCATAGATTAAGTAAGGTAATTTAGTTAGAAATTTGGAATATCGGGTGGGGTTATGATttggaccattttacccctaattGGTTAAATTGATTATTGGTAAGGTAATGGGGGATTTTATCTTTTAGCTAGCATTATCAAGTggaattatcctaattccttagtaaaaattattagtttaatGATGGAGATGATTTGATTAGGATATAGTTATCCttacaaattaaatcaaaatattttaattaagaagtttagttctccctctcttcttctagTCGCCCAAGCAAGAACCCCAACCCAAAAAAATTTCCTTCGTAAATTTTAGCCAATTCAGAGAGGTTTTAGCTAGGAAATTCACAAAATATGAAGGATTTCACCTCAAGTTAAGCTTAttattcttcttctctttcaatTTTAAAGTTAAAGTTAGGTTTTCTTGCATGTGAACTTGGGTTTTGTTCTATATGTATTGGGTTGGGTTAGAAATGTTTTTTGTAGATGTTTTTTAGTTAATTATAGTGTTCTATGCTGGTTTTTGTTGTGCTGTTGAGAAAGactaaattttgagattttaagctTAAACttaggtctttaatggtgaatttgtttGTACAGGGTTATAATTGGATTATGATTATTATGTTTTGAATAGGTGTTTTGGAGAGTTTGGTGCAATTAGGGGTAGATTTGTACAAGTTTTTAAAGATGGGTTTTTTCTGTAGAGAAAAATGATTCATTGTTTTACTAGGAACATTGAATTGGTTTTTCTGGCAGGACCCCAGAAAATGGTAAACCGTTTTAGGGTTTCGGTTAACtggatttttcaaatttaaaggcatagtttttcataatttatatttagagtatTGCCACGCTATCTATTGATAgaaaaacatttaattttttgtttatgttcccaataagtgatttagcgtatcacgtACCAATTTTACGTATGTTGTGACTTAGGAGCCTTTAAATTGTTGAGCAATAGTTTCCACTAAAGTTGAGTGTCACTCTTGAATTCgaacaaggtaagattagtataattacatatgtatttacatgtttcgCATGCATGTTTTATAATTGCCTAATAGATAACATATCAGTAAGAGCGACATTaatgtacatagagttgcactaaATACGACATATATATGTCAGGTTGAAGTATGGATTGACGGTATTACATTAGTATGACTAAAGTaatgagtataggctgatattatggtcactCATACTATCGTACAAATGTTCCAGACTTAGTATGCATTGGATGCAGGAGAGGATTGTGATTGGGTGTATGGGCgcattgtaaagaccgcttagtttaattttgaaattagcagttaattatgt is a window encoding:
- the LOC133033411 gene encoding uncharacterized protein LOC133033411 is translated as MKEVRHFEKKSKLLPKFTGPFEILEKVKLVAYHLVLPPDLSSVHNVFHVSMLRKYVSDPTHVLSYETLELQPDLSYEKKPVQILDKKAKILRKKIIALVKVLLRNNKVAEATSELEYDMRAEYLELFMLDFENEILLTGDNCNDLLALL